A single window of Synechococcus sp. C9 DNA harbors:
- a CDS encoding ATP-binding protein, producing the protein MTGVYGTFVEPLGDCREYLTLVFSPLTVPLSERWRTNSISANFMADYVTHLFPGGQWPLLLSYGLADLHGAVNYIVNELLENAMKFCTPDSISPVTISLEIYPEQLIFRVENAISPDSAERLQKVIDQLLSHSPQELYLQKLEANAIEEHPSSGLGYLTILNDYQARLGWKILPGIPDWRVTTLVQLSHPRGER; encoded by the coding sequence ATGACTGGGGTTTACGGCACCTTTGTGGAACCTCTGGGTGATTGTCGGGAGTACCTAACCTTGGTATTTTCGCCCCTGACCGTGCCCTTATCTGAGCGTTGGCGCACCAATAGTATCTCAGCCAATTTTATGGCGGACTATGTGACCCATTTATTTCCGGGTGGTCAATGGCCCTTACTGCTCAGTTATGGCTTGGCTGACCTGCATGGGGCAGTGAACTATATTGTGAATGAACTGTTAGAAAATGCGATGAAATTTTGCACCCCCGATTCGATTTCCCCGGTAACCATTAGCCTGGAAATTTACCCGGAACAATTGATCTTTCGGGTGGAAAATGCCATTAGTCCAGACAGTGCCGAACGGTTACAAAAAGTGATTGATCAATTGTTATCCCATTCCCCCCAGGAGTTATATTTACAAAAGTTGGAAGCCAATGCCATTGAGGAACACCCAAGTTCTGGCTTAGGATATTTAACCATCTTGAATGACTATCAAGCCCGCCTGGGTTGGAAAATTTTACCGGGCATCCCGGACTGGCGGGTGACCACTTTGGTGCAATTGTCCCATCCCCGAGGTGAACGATGA
- the petE gene encoding plastocyanin — protein sequence MVMLAGLVRWLVVGLTLVLTWLGTGQAAFAQTYQIKMGADNGMLAFQPAQLTIKSGDTVEWLNNKLPPHNVIFSTVPNGDKALAEQLSQRGLVYKVGDSFSITFGGDLPTGTYTYYCTPHRGAGMQGKIIVEG from the coding sequence ATGGTCATGTTGGCTGGACTGGTGCGGTGGCTGGTGGTCGGGTTAACCCTGGTTTTGACCTGGTTGGGGACGGGTCAAGCGGCGTTTGCCCAAACCTATCAAATTAAAATGGGTGCGGATAACGGTATGTTAGCCTTCCAACCCGCTCAATTGACAATTAAATCTGGGGATACAGTGGAATGGCTGAATAATAAATTACCCCCCCACAACGTGATTTTCAGCACGGTTCCCAACGGTGATAAGGCGTTAGCGGAGCAGTTATCTCAACGGGGTTTGGTGTATAAAGTGGGGGATAGTTTCAGCATCACTTTTGGAGGTGATTTACCTACGGGAACGTACACCTATTACTGTACTCCCCATCGGGGCGCAGGGATGCAAGGTAAAATCATCGTGGAAGGTTAA
- a CDS encoding PAS domain S-box protein, translating into MSPEAKIAELETRIRQLEQEKKDLEILLENTTAHADAITQQLAAKILQHERAERDLQMSESRLQHLLTTIEQEKADLELILETMTAHADTVTDQLQAEALTALRQSEVQFRTLVEANPVALLILHLETGQILYRNPAAIALLGITPDTLARTLRGRDFCHDPEDVNRLKQLYATQGSVTNYELLVQRADGSTLWALLNWQPFIFQGQNTVLSALWDITERKKQEENLQRQIEELHQTIDQQKRDRQVQEITETEYFQHLQRRVQKLRRSSQRDSEK; encoded by the coding sequence ATGAGTCCTGAAGCGAAAATTGCGGAACTAGAAACTCGGATTCGTCAGTTAGAACAGGAAAAAAAAGACCTGGAAATTCTCCTAGAAAATACGACCGCCCATGCCGATGCCATTACCCAACAACTGGCGGCAAAAATTCTGCAACACGAACGGGCAGAACGGGATTTACAAATGTCCGAGTCCCGACTGCAACATTTATTAACAACTATTGAGCAGGAAAAAGCGGACCTGGAGTTAATTTTAGAAACCATGACCGCCCATGCGGATACGGTTACAGACCAGTTACAGGCGGAAGCACTGACCGCCCTCCGGCAAAGTGAAGTGCAATTTCGTACCCTGGTCGAGGCGAACCCGGTGGCACTGCTGATCCTGCATTTGGAAACGGGGCAAATTCTCTACCGCAATCCGGCGGCGATTGCCCTGCTGGGGATCACGCCCGATACCCTGGCACGGACGTTGCGGGGGCGGGACTTTTGCCACGACCCAGAAGATGTGAACCGCTTAAAACAACTTTATGCCACCCAGGGGAGTGTTACCAATTATGAATTGCTCGTGCAACGGGCGGATGGTTCGACCCTATGGGCTTTATTGAATTGGCAACCCTTTATTTTCCAGGGGCAAAATACGGTACTCAGTGCCCTTTGGGACATCACCGAACGCAAAAAACAGGAGGAGAATTTACAACGGCAAATTGAGGAACTTCATCAAACCATTGACCAGCAAAAACGGGATCGGCAGGTGCAAGAAATTACCGAAACTGAGTATTTTCAGCATTTACAACGCCGGGTACAAAAACTGCGCCGTTCGTCCCAAAGAGACTCCGAAAAATAG